The Longimicrobiaceae bacterium genome has a window encoding:
- a CDS encoding Ig-like domain-containing protein — protein MLGLSAGCGDQPLEARAELATLARMDIVSGDRQAALVGTQLPAPLIVRVIGRDGQPVEKQVVNFRVTAGGGSVFAGVALTDENGQAQEWWTLGNEPGENRLEARAVDPASGEKFVLAQFVATGVVDKEPPIRPASSRLELALVGDDSVRVRAHWTSVEDAVSYDWTAGTNSGRWSARGSVKDSVVTTRAPFRDEEYWLCVRAVDAAGNRSAEPKCATADAPAKASPQEPQQPEPEEPAPEDPAPEEPGPEEPGPEEPADTAGLPARPTTPKVTLASVNADTFSIQATWGAVQEAVSYKWSTGTNSGRWQKAGSTEAAQLTVKAPVRDETYWFCVASVNAAGRSSAEQSCNTFTPPEAEDPEEPEYPTPAIGSVEVSPASAELEVGETLQLTAVVRDGAGQELPDQTVTWSSSNAAVATVTNTGRVTAVGSGSATITAAAGGISDRVTVAVIEPPSTQDPPPDPSDSSPAFVEDFELYADGADVTGGNSFFRWTDGRSTSVSSGRAHSGSRSLEFRYGPYEGGYRWAEQRFAHDPVQEYWLEYYVYIPENYFHHRVDNANNNKFFAWWGPNGYSAPGMGTFQLWAIGDTGDSYINMNRYGPNSTYAEYTGRNANIFDASHHGTWQRIRIHLKLSDMGQRNGIQKLWRGDELLLNDINDNNSADRAEANVLTAGYFWGWDNGRYTEPTVFYVDDIKIYTSDPGW, from the coding sequence GTGCTCGGCCTCTCCGCCGGGTGTGGAGACCAGCCGTTGGAGGCTCGAGCCGAGCTGGCGACGCTCGCGCGCATGGACATCGTGTCCGGCGACCGGCAGGCGGCGCTGGTGGGCACGCAGCTCCCCGCCCCCCTCATCGTCCGGGTGATTGGTCGGGACGGCCAGCCGGTAGAGAAGCAGGTGGTCAACTTCCGGGTGACCGCGGGCGGCGGGAGCGTCTTTGCCGGCGTCGCCTTGACCGACGAGAATGGCCAGGCCCAGGAGTGGTGGACCCTGGGCAATGAGCCGGGTGAGAACCGCTTGGAGGCGCGGGCGGTCGATCCCGCTTCGGGTGAGAAGTTCGTGCTGGCGCAGTTTGTTGCGACGGGGGTGGTGGACAAGGAGCCGCCTATCAGGCCGGCGAGCTCTCGTCTCGAGCTGGCCCTCGTGGGCGACGACAGCGTCCGGGTTCGGGCACACTGGACGTCCGTCGAGGACGCGGTCTCCTACGACTGGACGGCGGGAACGAACTCCGGCCGGTGGTCGGCCCGCGGCTCCGTCAAGGATTCGGTGGTGACCACGCGTGCGCCCTTCCGGGACGAAGAGTACTGGCTCTGTGTGCGTGCGGTAGACGCTGCTGGGAATCGGAGTGCTGAGCCAAAGTGCGCGACCGCCGACGCCCCGGCGAAGGCTTCGCCGCAGGAACCACAGCAGCCTGAGCCTGAGGAGCCTGCGCCTGAAGATCCAGCGCCCGAGGAACCGGGACCGGAGGAGCCAGGGCCTGAAGAGCCTGCCGATACTGCCGGTCTTCCAGCTCGGCCGACTACTCCCAAGGTCACACTCGCCTCCGTCAACGCGGATACCTTTAGCATCCAGGCTACCTGGGGTGCGGTACAGGAGGCTGTGTCGTACAAGTGGAGTACTGGTACCAACTCAGGCAGGTGGCAGAAGGCGGGCTCCACGGAGGCGGCCCAGTTGACCGTGAAGGCGCCGGTACGGGATGAGACCTACTGGTTCTGCGTCGCCTCAGTGAATGCTGCTGGAAGGTCCAGTGCCGAGCAGAGCTGCAATACCTTCACGCCGCCCGAGGCTGAGGATCCGGAGGAGCCGGAGTACCCGACCCCCGCCATCGGCAGTGTGGAGGTATCGCCAGCTTCGGCTGAGCTCGAGGTCGGGGAAACCCTTCAACTGACGGCTGTAGTCCGCGACGGAGCCGGCCAGGAGTTGCCTGATCAGACGGTTACCTGGTCAAGCAGCAATGCCGCCGTTGCAACAGTCACGAATACGGGCCGGGTGACCGCCGTTGGCTCCGGTTCCGCGACAATAACGGCCGCCGCGGGCGGAATAAGTGACAGAGTTACCGTAGCCGTTATCGAACCGCCATCGACGCAGGATCCTCCACCTGATCCATCAGATTCGAGCCCCGCATTTGTTGAGGATTTCGAATTGTACGCCGACGGTGCGGACGTTACGGGAGGCAACTCCTTCTTCCGATGGACGGATGGGCGGTCCACCAGCGTTTCCAGTGGACGTGCACACTCAGGATCCCGCTCGCTCGAATTTCGGTACGGGCCTTACGAAGGCGGCTATAGGTGGGCGGAGCAGCGCTTCGCTCATGATCCGGTGCAGGAGTACTGGTTGGAGTATTACGTCTACATCCCGGAGAACTATTTCCACCATCGCGTAGACAACGCAAACAACAACAAGTTCTTCGCGTGGTGGGGCCCCAATGGGTACAGTGCACCCGGAATGGGAACATTCCAGCTCTGGGCCATCGGTGACACCGGCGATTCCTATATTAATATGAATCGATATGGCCCCAACTCCACATACGCGGAGTACACTGGCCGCAATGCTAACATTTTCGACGCCAGTCATCACGGAACATGGCAGCGGATCCGCATTCACCTAAAACTCTCAGACATGGGCCAGCGCAATGGCATCCAGAAGCTGTGGCGAGGGGATGAGTTGCTGTTGAACGACATCAATGACAACAACAGCGCGGATCGTGCAGAAGCCAATGTTCTTACAGCGGGGTATTTCTGGGGCTGGGACAATGGTAGGTATACGGAGCCGACTGTATTCTACGTCGACGACATTAAGATCTATACTAGCGATCCAGGCTGGTAG
- a CDS encoding glycosyltransferase family 4 protein, whose product MPTSSLEHRFSEHAGQPAERIGRKRLLFLCQTLPFPPDGGVQIRSYNILRLLSYKYDVTALCFFRRATRPSPEAVEAGIAGLSGMAQVEAFQIPQEFSRLRLLWDHVRSATSRRPYTVFAYDSAEFAKRLKELLRFERFDLVHLDSLDLSSYLPALNGLPVACTHHNIESDLLARRALTEESPWKRYYFRIQASLLRSEEARWCPKIDLNAVVSDADGSRLTAIAPGANVITIPNGVDTKAFRPSPSTASARSIVFVGGYSWYPNRDALYYFGEEILPRIRRTTNVAVTWVGRAPTSVIDECSRKYGIRLTGYVEDIRPFVESAACYVVPLRIGGGTRLKILDAWAMGKAVVSTSVGCEGLQAVDRENILIRDDADAFASSVVELLEDVSLRERIGRAARQTAEEIYDWDVIGEKLHDAYDRLISPSRAVA is encoded by the coding sequence ATGCCCACCTCGAGCCTTGAACACCGCTTCTCAGAGCACGCTGGCCAGCCCGCGGAGCGAATTGGGCGCAAACGACTCTTGTTTTTATGCCAAACACTCCCATTCCCGCCCGATGGGGGTGTTCAGATCAGGTCCTATAATATCCTGCGCCTTCTGTCCTACAAGTATGACGTGACGGCGCTGTGCTTCTTTCGTCGAGCGACCCGTCCATCCCCTGAAGCCGTTGAAGCAGGGATCGCGGGTCTAAGCGGCATGGCTCAAGTGGAAGCCTTCCAAATACCGCAGGAGTTCAGCCGTCTCCGACTCCTTTGGGACCACGTAAGGAGTGCGACTAGCCGGCGACCCTATACGGTGTTCGCGTACGACTCTGCAGAGTTCGCTAAGCGGCTTAAAGAGCTCTTAAGGTTTGAACGGTTCGATCTCGTTCACTTGGATAGCCTCGATTTATCGAGCTATCTCCCCGCGCTGAACGGACTGCCAGTCGCCTGCACACACCACAATATCGAATCAGATCTATTGGCAAGACGTGCGCTCACTGAAGAATCCCCCTGGAAGCGTTACTACTTCCGAATTCAAGCAAGTTTGCTTCGTTCCGAGGAAGCGCGGTGGTGCCCAAAGATCGATCTGAATGCCGTCGTATCCGATGCTGATGGATCGCGGCTAACTGCAATAGCTCCTGGAGCCAACGTTATCACAATTCCGAATGGGGTAGATACCAAAGCCTTTCGGCCTTCTCCAAGCACCGCGTCAGCCCGAAGCATTGTCTTTGTCGGGGGGTACAGTTGGTACCCAAATCGCGATGCGCTCTACTACTTCGGGGAAGAAATTCTACCGCGCATACGTCGCACAACCAATGTTGCTGTCACCTGGGTGGGTCGAGCACCGACGAGTGTGATTGACGAATGCTCCCGGAAATATGGGATACGGCTGACAGGCTACGTCGAGGATATTCGTCCGTTTGTCGAGTCTGCTGCGTGTTACGTTGTGCCTCTGCGCATTGGAGGTGGAACCAGATTGAAGATCCTTGACGCTTGGGCTATGGGAAAGGCCGTTGTGTCGACGTCAGTTGGCTGCGAAGGCCTCCAGGCGGTGGATCGGGAAAACATTCTCATTCGGGACGATGCGGATGCGTTTGCTTCGTCCGTTGTCGAACTTCTCGAAGATGTCAGCCTTCGCGAGCGGATTGGCCGCGCTGCTCGGCAGACTGCCGAGGAAATCTACGATTGGGATGTGATCGGAGAGAAGCTGCATGATGCTTACGATCGGCTGATCTCCCCAAGCCGGGCGGTGGCCTAG
- a CDS encoding glycosyltransferase → MLYVDYSIGFGGAIKSLGLTLGKLAGVEPLLLTTQKPDLVERWLPQCRVWYFRRWVNYRSIAAVIEWADRHVRLRGVRWAVRKLIAVINVGTAIKNTAWLLWLLRREQVDLVHLNNGFVPAEALLATRISKVPCIVHLREFASAPLNDRLAPVDHVSRVIAVSDAVAKGLADLGFDPERITTIHDPVDIDRVTRSACDRARIRAHLGISDEDLAIGIFGRVVRWKGQHIFVEAAIAAMRANPRVRAVIVGDESDGQKRYFDGIRQMIAESGLADRFILTGYVTDVEAYYHAMDIVVHASIEPEPFGMVVPEAMTAGRAVIAVKVGGPAEVISDGLTGILVRPGDCGALTKAMELLLHDSPRRADIGSSAAHEARYRFSLTKNAAAVAAVYKTLFPQFRPDNPLFYDSGFSR, encoded by the coding sequence GTGCTGTACGTAGACTACAGCATCGGCTTCGGCGGCGCGATCAAGAGCCTGGGGTTGACACTGGGAAAGCTGGCGGGCGTGGAGCCTCTGCTCCTCACCACCCAGAAGCCCGACCTCGTCGAGCGGTGGCTGCCCCAGTGCAGGGTGTGGTACTTCCGCCGATGGGTGAATTACCGCTCGATCGCGGCTGTCATCGAGTGGGCGGATCGGCACGTGCGCTTGCGCGGCGTACGCTGGGCAGTGCGCAAGCTCATTGCCGTGATCAACGTGGGAACCGCCATCAAGAATACTGCGTGGCTCCTGTGGCTTCTGCGGCGTGAGCAGGTGGATCTGGTCCACCTCAACAACGGCTTCGTCCCCGCCGAGGCACTGCTCGCCACGCGCATATCAAAGGTCCCATGCATCGTACATCTGCGCGAATTTGCGTCTGCGCCTTTGAATGACCGCCTCGCGCCGGTCGACCATGTCTCTCGTGTCATTGCCGTTTCCGACGCTGTGGCGAAAGGGCTGGCCGACCTCGGGTTTGACCCGGAACGCATCACCACCATACACGATCCCGTCGACATCGATCGCGTTACACGGAGCGCGTGTGACCGTGCACGGATCCGCGCCCACCTCGGCATCAGCGACGAGGATCTGGCGATTGGCATCTTCGGTCGCGTGGTGCGGTGGAAGGGTCAGCACATATTCGTGGAGGCCGCTATCGCTGCTATGCGGGCGAATCCGCGCGTTCGCGCCGTGATTGTAGGAGACGAGTCTGACGGCCAAAAGAGGTACTTCGACGGGATCCGACAGATGATCGCGGAATCGGGTCTGGCCGATCGCTTCATTCTCACTGGATACGTCACAGACGTCGAGGCCTACTACCACGCCATGGATATCGTCGTGCACGCATCCATCGAGCCGGAACCGTTCGGGATGGTGGTCCCAGAGGCAATGACGGCGGGACGCGCCGTTATCGCCGTCAAGGTAGGCGGTCCGGCTGAGGTTATTAGCGACGGCCTGACCGGCATTCTGGTGCGCCCTGGGGATTGTGGCGCCTTGACGAAAGCCATGGAGTTGCTGCTTCACGACTCGCCGAGGCGTGCCGACATCGGCAGCTCGGCGGCCCACGAAGCGAGGTACCGCTTTTCCCTCACGAAGAACGCTGCCGCTGTGGCAGCCGTGTATAAGACACTGTTTCCTCAGTTTCGCCCCGACAATCCGTTGTTCTATGACTCCGGATTTTCCAGATAA
- a CDS encoding adenylyltransferase/cytidyltransferase family protein yields MKRVITFGTFDVLHVGHVNILERARALGDQLIVGVSSDALNIKKKGRSPVYCQEDRIKIISALRCVDHVFVEESLEAKRDYILQWGAHILVMGNDWEGRFDDLSDCCEVKYLPRTPSISTTEVIEVVRRGGAVGSRVAVGGLAGVTK; encoded by the coding sequence ATGAAACGGGTTATCACCTTCGGCACGTTCGACGTACTGCACGTCGGCCACGTCAACATTCTCGAGCGCGCCCGCGCCCTGGGCGACCAGCTCATCGTCGGCGTGTCGTCGGACGCTCTGAATATCAAGAAGAAGGGACGCAGTCCGGTCTATTGCCAGGAAGACAGAATCAAGATCATCTCTGCGTTACGTTGCGTCGACCACGTCTTCGTCGAGGAGTCGCTGGAGGCCAAGCGCGACTACATTCTTCAGTGGGGCGCCCACATCCTCGTCATGGGGAACGACTGGGAGGGCCGATTCGATGACCTCTCCGATTGCTGTGAGGTCAAGTACCTGCCCCGGACGCCGTCGATCTCCACCACCGAAGTCATCGAGGTCGTACGTCGCGGCGGTGCGGTTGGAAGCCGTGTGGCGGTGGGTGGCCTGGCTGGGGTTACTAAGTAG
- a CDS encoding CDP-glycerol glycerophosphotransferase family protein: MGRKALAHARARAIRAAFDLFSLVTPVRSDFWCFCTWEGYAHTLDNPRALFEEVKNDSRIRKIILQKSKSPPSTVEGTRVTFVAAESLYGAYLLARSKVLVTGYALRGVSSYSSRIRPGRHDLIQLWHGIPLKRIGRLFPHETWWEKETPHYSAIVCSSERDREIMAQAFAPIPMDRVWLTGLPRNSLILKEESALPADYRSALAHLDSLLDGRRLVIYAPTWRERPESLYSFSEEEQDVLACLLRRHNAVLGVRGHANVRHRSVYRDMRESEAIISLNEFADVNVILRRGHVLVTDYSSIYIDFLLLDRPIIHFAYDLEAYVRERGFLYDLDDAFGGACCTTFDHLLTELERALVDSDHCRERRLKARRLFHTHSTDAAAAVRDRLFGLLDSPSPKATA; encoded by the coding sequence ATGGGGAGGAAAGCTCTCGCTCATGCTCGTGCGCGCGCCATCCGAGCTGCGTTCGACCTCTTCAGTCTTGTCACACCGGTACGGAGCGATTTCTGGTGCTTCTGCACGTGGGAGGGCTACGCCCACACGCTGGATAATCCCAGAGCGCTGTTCGAGGAGGTAAAGAACGATTCGCGGATCAGGAAGATCATCCTCCAGAAGTCCAAGTCGCCTCCCTCTACTGTTGAAGGCACGAGGGTCACCTTCGTCGCCGCGGAATCGCTGTACGGTGCCTACCTGCTGGCACGATCGAAGGTCCTGGTTACCGGCTATGCCCTCCGGGGCGTGAGCAGCTACAGCTCACGCATCCGCCCGGGACGCCACGACCTGATACAGCTGTGGCACGGCATTCCGCTGAAGCGGATCGGCCGACTCTTTCCCCACGAGACCTGGTGGGAGAAGGAGACGCCGCATTACTCCGCGATCGTCTGCTCCAGCGAGCGGGACCGCGAAATCATGGCTCAGGCTTTCGCCCCTATCCCGATGGATCGGGTCTGGCTGACGGGCTTACCACGAAACAGCCTGATTCTCAAGGAAGAGTCCGCGCTGCCGGCCGATTACAGAAGCGCACTGGCTCACCTCGACAGCCTTCTGGACGGCCGACGGCTTGTGATCTATGCCCCTACCTGGAGGGAAAGGCCCGAGTCGCTCTATTCCTTCAGCGAGGAAGAGCAGGACGTCCTGGCCTGCCTGCTTCGCCGTCACAACGCGGTGCTCGGTGTTCGCGGACACGCCAATGTGAGGCATCGCAGCGTCTACCGAGACATGCGGGAGAGCGAAGCGATCATTTCCCTGAACGAGTTTGCGGACGTCAACGTCATCCTCCGTCGAGGGCACGTCCTCGTCACGGATTACTCCAGCATATACATCGACTTCCTCCTTCTCGACAGGCCGATCATCCACTTTGCCTACGATCTGGAAGCCTACGTACGGGAGCGGGGCTTTCTCTACGATCTGGACGATGCGTTCGGCGGGGCCTGCTGCACCACCTTCGATCATCTCCTAACCGAGCTGGAGCGTGCGCTGGTGGATTCGGATCACTGCCGGGAAAGACGCCTGAAAGCACGCCGACTCTTCCATACTCATTCCACCGACGCGGCCGCAGCTGTACGTGACCGATTGTTCGGTCTGCTCGACTCACCCTCACCCAAGGCGACGGCATGA
- a CDS encoding acyltransferase — protein MSQEVRWSVLVRRLRWDLQDPLERKYYGYWLLWEVPGTFGNALRGRYVARRMRSCGANLRVLPGARFRSLERLVVGDNVLIGADNFWQSSGGLRVGSNVRTGPGVKIWSGNHNYDDPDVPVNRQGYTEKEVIIEDDVEIGANTFILPGAVLSRGCRVQPGAIVGGKVYRPFSIIAGNPARVVGLIDEVNGRADQPADG, from the coding sequence ATGTCGCAGGAAGTCCGGTGGAGTGTTCTCGTTCGGCGGCTACGATGGGACCTGCAGGATCCCCTCGAGCGCAAGTACTACGGGTACTGGCTGCTATGGGAAGTCCCGGGCACCTTCGGCAACGCCCTGCGCGGGCGCTATGTAGCTCGTCGTATGCGTTCGTGCGGCGCGAATCTGCGTGTGCTCCCCGGCGCACGGTTCAGATCTCTCGAGCGGTTGGTCGTAGGAGACAACGTTCTGATCGGAGCCGACAACTTCTGGCAGTCCTCCGGAGGACTGAGGGTTGGCAGCAACGTGCGCACGGGACCGGGGGTCAAGATCTGGAGCGGTAACCACAACTACGACGATCCGGACGTTCCGGTGAATCGGCAAGGTTATACAGAAAAGGAAGTGATCATCGAGGACGATGTCGAGATCGGAGCGAACACCTTCATTTTGCCCGGCGCCGTGCTTTCTCGAGGCTGCCGTGTCCAACCCGGTGCCATCGTCGGCGGCAAGGTCTACCGCCCCTTTTCAATCATCGCTGGAAATCCCGCGCGCGTAGTCGGCCTGATCGACGAGGTCAACGGTCGGGCGGACCAGCCGGCCGACGGCTGA
- a CDS encoding acyltransferase — MSQVTLRTLLRRLRWDLADPHERHYYAYWLIWQIPGLFGNMLRGRYISKRIKKAGTNLQVLAGCRFRSVHNLEVGDNVTIGYDNFLQAIGGLSLGDNVMLAPGVKIWTTSHNFDDPDVPVKDQGQTNAPVIIGEDVFVASNAFIHPGTVLPKGCIVSAGAVVEGKVYEPYSILAGNPARVIGYRGGRRPVRNEASDEVATAARRAAPAV, encoded by the coding sequence ATGTCACAGGTAACGCTTCGCACCCTTCTGCGCCGCCTGCGTTGGGATCTAGCAGATCCGCACGAGCGCCACTACTACGCCTACTGGCTGATATGGCAGATCCCCGGCTTGTTCGGCAATATGCTGCGGGGGCGCTATATCAGCAAGCGCATCAAGAAGGCGGGAACCAACCTGCAGGTGCTCGCCGGGTGCCGCTTCCGGTCGGTTCACAATCTGGAGGTGGGCGACAACGTCACCATCGGCTACGACAATTTCCTCCAGGCAATCGGAGGGCTCAGCCTGGGCGACAACGTCATGCTCGCGCCCGGAGTAAAGATCTGGACTACGAGCCACAACTTCGACGACCCGGACGTGCCTGTCAAAGATCAAGGGCAGACAAACGCCCCGGTGATCATCGGTGAGGACGTCTTTGTCGCCTCCAACGCTTTCATTCACCCGGGCACGGTGCTGCCGAAAGGCTGCATCGTCTCTGCCGGCGCCGTCGTCGAAGGAAAGGTTTACGAGCCGTACTCGATCCTCGCCGGCAATCCCGCTCGTGTGATCGGATACCGCGGCGGTAGACGACCCGTGCGAAACGAAGCGTCGGACGAAGTCGCAACAGCGGCCAGACGTGCGGCACCCGCCGTTTGA
- a CDS encoding ABC transporter ATP-binding protein has translation MINLVHPRSRAFLAYFGKAYPARTALMVILQVVSGVLEGISVITLVPLLEVASTPNAEASSGLGLALQNGIRALGLEPSLEILVGVLVVGITFKAILLWLAMRQVGFTVARVAYELRLEMVAALLKAKWSYIGSQAFGGFAASITGESNRAATAYREACVMLGGLLQVVMYLVISALISWEVTVAALAAGFLLVRGLRKYVSLGRTAGEEQTRHTLSMARAVVEAMQGIKPMKAMAREHLFWPLLKGEADGLNRAHQKNILASESIRLFQEPIITLVLGAGLVALLTIADRSFSSIIVLAFVFYRMMTSVSNLQMRYQLMVAGESAFWMVREHIDEAKAHEEQSTGSLIPARLSSSIELRSVSFSYGDLIVLHNLSIEIPAGRITALVGPSGCGKTTILDLITGLRRPSAGEVYVDDVPLAELDLSAWRQQIGYVPQEVFLFHDTVRENVTLGDASISDERVEQALKDSGAWDFITRDPAGINAIIAPQGSNLSGGQRQRLAIARALVRNPALIVLDEATSGLDSETEAAILDTLAALRGRVTILAISHQPALRETADLTIQLDRGGIVRLEEGPVAV, from the coding sequence ATGATAAATCTCGTGCACCCGCGTAGCCGTGCTTTTCTCGCCTACTTCGGGAAAGCATACCCTGCGCGTACGGCACTGATGGTCATCCTCCAGGTCGTAAGCGGGGTTCTCGAGGGAATAAGCGTGATAACCCTCGTGCCGCTCCTGGAAGTAGCCTCGACTCCCAACGCCGAGGCCAGTTCCGGCCTTGGGCTCGCCCTACAGAACGGAATACGCGCACTCGGCCTCGAGCCATCGCTCGAGATCCTGGTCGGTGTGCTGGTCGTTGGCATCACGTTCAAGGCGATTCTGTTGTGGCTCGCCATGCGGCAGGTGGGATTCACCGTCGCGCGGGTTGCATACGAGCTGCGACTCGAAATGGTAGCGGCACTCCTCAAAGCCAAATGGAGCTACATCGGGAGCCAGGCTTTCGGCGGCTTTGCCGCCAGCATCACCGGAGAATCCAACCGAGCCGCCACCGCATATCGTGAAGCATGTGTAATGCTGGGCGGCCTGCTCCAGGTGGTAATGTACCTGGTGATTTCCGCCCTCATCTCCTGGGAGGTCACCGTGGCAGCTCTGGCCGCGGGGTTCCTCCTTGTTCGAGGACTGCGCAAGTACGTATCGCTGGGCCGGACCGCGGGCGAGGAGCAGACGCGCCACACGCTGAGCATGGCTCGGGCGGTCGTGGAGGCGATGCAGGGGATCAAGCCCATGAAAGCCATGGCGCGCGAGCACCTCTTCTGGCCTCTTTTGAAAGGAGAAGCCGACGGCCTCAACCGGGCTCACCAGAAGAATATCCTGGCTTCGGAGTCAATTCGCCTGTTCCAGGAGCCGATAATCACTCTTGTGCTCGGTGCTGGTCTGGTGGCGCTGCTGACCATCGCCGACCGGTCGTTCTCCTCCATCATCGTACTGGCGTTTGTCTTCTATCGCATGATGACGAGCGTCAGCAACCTGCAGATGCGCTATCAGCTGATGGTCGCGGGTGAGAGCGCGTTCTGGATGGTGCGCGAGCACATCGATGAGGCAAAAGCGCACGAAGAGCAGTCCACCGGAAGCCTGATTCCGGCCCGTCTCAGCAGCAGCATAGAGCTGCGGAGCGTGTCCTTCTCGTACGGCGACCTCATCGTGCTGCACAACCTGAGCATCGAGATACCGGCCGGACGGATCACGGCGCTGGTGGGCCCGTCGGGGTGCGGCAAAACCACCATACTGGATCTGATCACCGGGCTTCGACGCCCCAGCGCAGGTGAAGTGTATGTCGATGACGTTCCGCTCGCCGAGCTCGATCTGAGCGCATGGCGCCAGCAGATCGGCTACGTACCGCAAGAAGTCTTTCTCTTCCACGATACTGTCCGCGAGAACGTAACTCTCGGCGATGCGTCCATCTCCGACGAGAGGGTGGAGCAGGCGTTGAAGGATTCAGGCGCGTGGGACTTCATTACACGCGATCCCGCTGGAATCAATGCCATTATCGCGCCTCAAGGGTCCAATCTTTCGGGCGGCCAGCGTCAACGGCTCGCGATTGCACGAGCGCTCGTTCGGAATCCGGCTCTGATTGTCCTGGACGAAGCGACTTCGGGGCTCGACAGCGAGACGGAGGCAGCGATCCTGGACACGCTCGCGGCGCTCCGCGGACGCGTTACCATCCTTGCGATTTCGCATCAGCCAGCACTGAGGGAGACCGCCGACCTTACGATCCAGCTCGACAGGGGCGGTATCGTGCGGCTCGAAGAAGGTCCGGTTGCGGTGTAG
- a CDS encoding DegT/DnrJ/EryC1/StrS family aminotransferase: MTNDTAIAVGVEAAAPPTRAPERSSLLRRLRRQLPAWSPVAPVTIARTALGFGISDARARLSELLCREYSASASVLTDSGTQALQLALELAWCARGRKGAVALPAFACFDLATAAVGAGVPVSFFDVEPTTLAPDLDSVEMALRHGASVVVVAPLYGMPPPWDELEELAERFGAILIEDAAQGHGGRWRGRPLGSLGSLSVLSFGRGKGWTGGGGGALLLRGELPQAMPTLQPAVVGQDVKSIVSLLAQWLCGRPEIYGLPASLPFLRLGETVYRDPVAPRSIGRAAANLALEHHALAAASASRRKVTATKWRSLLDASSVLQPIDCTPAGEAGYLRFPALDRWGLFVDCAHCKSAGIMPSYQQVLPDLPVFDGLHPVGPRNWPGARLLTRSLVTLPTHERITATDEAEIAFLLTSRSTGNQCKP, translated from the coding sequence GTGACCAACGACACTGCAATTGCCGTAGGTGTGGAGGCTGCTGCTCCGCCGACTAGAGCCCCGGAGCGCTCGAGCTTGTTGCGGCGCCTCCGACGGCAACTGCCGGCGTGGTCGCCGGTCGCCCCTGTGACGATCGCCCGCACCGCACTGGGGTTCGGAATTTCGGATGCCAGGGCACGCCTGAGCGAACTGCTGTGTCGCGAATACTCCGCCTCGGCAAGCGTACTGACGGATAGCGGCACCCAGGCATTGCAACTGGCACTAGAGCTGGCCTGGTGCGCGAGAGGGAGAAAGGGTGCGGTAGCCCTGCCCGCGTTCGCCTGCTTCGATCTCGCTACCGCCGCGGTGGGGGCTGGGGTGCCGGTTTCCTTCTTCGACGTGGAGCCTACCACCCTCGCGCCCGATCTCGATTCAGTCGAGATGGCTTTGCGGCACGGAGCATCGGTGGTGGTGGTGGCACCCTTGTATGGCATGCCCCCCCCTTGGGACGAGCTCGAAGAGCTGGCGGAGCGGTTCGGCGCGATCCTGATCGAGGACGCGGCGCAAGGTCATGGCGGCCGCTGGCGTGGCAGACCTCTCGGAAGCCTCGGTTCGCTCTCAGTTCTGAGCTTCGGGCGCGGCAAGGGATGGACCGGCGGTGGTGGGGGGGCGCTGCTTCTTCGCGGGGAGTTGCCGCAGGCCATGCCGACCCTCCAACCCGCGGTCGTCGGACAGGACGTCAAGTCGATTGTGTCACTTCTCGCACAGTGGCTTTGCGGCAGGCCCGAGATTTACGGGCTACCCGCTTCCCTGCCCTTCCTGCGGTTGGGGGAGACAGTCTATCGAGACCCCGTTGCTCCCAGGTCGATCGGACGAGCGGCGGCAAACCTGGCCCTCGAGCACCACGCATTGGCCGCGGCCTCAGCATCCCGGCGTAAGGTGACCGCCACGAAATGGCGATCCCTGCTCGACGCTTCGTCCGTCCTGCAGCCCATCGACTGCACCCCCGCGGGAGAAGCTGGCTATCTGCGATTCCCCGCATTGGACCGGTGGGGCCTCTTCGTGGACTGCGCTCATTGCAAGAGCGCCGGCATCATGCCGAGCTACCAGCAAGTGCTCCCCGATCTGCCAGTGTTCGACGGTCTGCACCCGGTTGGACCGCGAAACTGGCCAGGCGCCAGGCTGCTGACTCGCTCGCTCGTCACTCTACCGACTCATGAACGGATCACCGCGACGGACGAGGCGGAGATTGCCTTTCTGCTGACGTCGCGATCAACCGGCAATCAGTGTAAGCCATGA